Proteins encoded together in one Lathyrus oleraceus cultivar Zhongwan6 chromosome 5, CAAS_Psat_ZW6_1.0, whole genome shotgun sequence window:
- the LOC127087309 gene encoding uncharacterized protein LOC127087309: MEEEEEDISSPFWLQNSSTNRRRLRRSYSIFLSSGTVVIILLVTTLAFILVILPTLHSFTSHIFKPNSVKKSWDSLNLLLVLFAIFCGFLSKNNNNNESPRSYEDHTFSDTNTRQEYEKPNQETETQPPSWYEYSEDRTPYNRLRSFNSYPDLRQESWWVTGDERWRFSDDTRVNGYNRGLDLNLKEEKEETSIKSIEVNTSLKGKNKKKLAETVEKTKNSNAVEKKNKKISATKDEYQSSKGKKKKKHRHKSVENFQSLLNSEPPTTIPSSSSFDNLFYSKKNKQKKHKSVTPPQHHVSSMIVSKRKDNDFSVMIGNESPLISIPPPPPPPPPFKMPAWKFKVQGDFVRIDSISSTSSGLADIEDDEVLEIAEPGIDLLVYPNPNPDVDNKAGSFIESFRAGLRMEKMNFIKNQGIEDSDLYNNLHHQN; this comes from the coding sequence AtggaagaagaagaggaagatATTTCTTCACCCTTCTGGCTGCAAAACAGCAGCACCAACCGCCGCCGTCTGCGCCGCTCGTACTCTATATTCCTCAGCTCCGGCACGGTTGTTATAATCCTTCTAGTAACTACACTTGCATTCATCTTAGTCATACTTCCTACATTGCACTCTTTCACTTCCCACATTTTCAAACCCAATTCTGTGAAAAAGAGTTGGGATTCTCTCAACCTTTTGCTTGTTCTCTTCGCCATATTCTGTGGCTTCCTCagcaaaaacaacaacaacaacgaaAGTCCGCGTTCTTACGAAGATCACACCTTTTCAGATACAAACACGCGCCAAGAGTACGAGAAACCAAATCAAGAAACAGAAACACAACCACCTTCTTGGTATGAATATTCAGAAGATAGAACTCCATACAACAGGTTGAGGAGTTTCAACTCCTACCCGGATCTCAGGCAAGAGTCTTGGTGGGTAACCGGAGATGAACGGTGGCGGTTTAGCGATGATACTCGTGTTAATGGTTATAATCGTGGATTGGACTTAAACttgaaagaagaaaaagaagaaacAAGCATCAAGAGCATTGAAGTGAACACATCTTTGAAAGGAAAGAACAAGAAGAAACTAGCTGAAACCGTTGAGAAAACAAAAAATAGCAATGCTGTagaaaaaaagaataaaaagatAAGTGCAACAAAGGATGAATATCAATCTTCaaaagggaagaagaagaagaagcatAGACATAAAAGCGTTGAAAATTTTCAGAGCCTTCTGAATTCTGAACCTCCTACTACTAtaccttcttcttcatcttttgATAATTTGTTCTATTCCAAGAAAAACAAACAGAAGAAGCATAAGTCTGTTACGCCTCCGCAACACCATGTTTCATCCATGATTGTGTCAAAAAGAAAGGATAATGATTTTTCTGTGATGATCGGTAATGAGTCGCCTTTGATCTCAATACCTCCACCGCCTCCTCCGCCGCCACCTTTCAAGATGCCGGCGTGGAAGTTTAAGGTACAGGGAGACTTTGTTAGAATAGATAGTATTAGTAGTACAAGTAGTGGTTTGGCAGATATAGAGGATGATGAAGTATTGGAGATAGCAGAACCTGGAATTGATCTGTTGGTGTATCCTAATCCCAACCCAGATGTTGATAACAAAGCTGGCAGTTTCATTGAAAGCTTCAGGGCTGGTTTAAGGATGGAGAAAATGAATTTCATCAAGAATCAAGGGATAGAGGATTCTGATCTCTATAATAACCTTCATCACCAAAACTGA